Proteins from a genomic interval of Sphingobacterium lactis:
- a CDS encoding bifunctional aldolase/short-chain dehydrogenase translates to MKTFKHVEYLWDDDKASALEGDEVALLLYRSNLLGADLRITNYGGGNTSCKVIDKDPLTGEAVEVMWIKGSGGDIGTLKKSGLAALYVDRLRNLENVYRGIEHEDEMVELFNHCIFDLSSKAPSIDTPLHGFLPFKHIDHLHPDAAIAIAAAKDGKKITEELFGGSIGWVDWQRPGFDLGIKLRSCLEENPNIRGIMLGSHGLFTWGDTAYACYMNSLEVIERCAEYLEQNYGKKGPVFGGEKISSLPPNERQARAAKIAPILRGFCSSERNMIGHFTDDPKVLEFINSNDLDRLAIMGTSCPDHFLRTKIQPLTLKIAKDADLNDVEAVKAELESSFEEYRELYSSYYESCKHENSPAIRDRNPVIIIYPGVGMFAFAKDKQTARVASEFYVNAINVMRGAEAVSSYTALPRQEAFDIEYWLLEEAKLQRMPKPKSLSGKIALVTGSAGGIGKAIAKKFAEEGAVVLLNDMNEERLASAKDEFIALFGKDAVATAVLDVTQQDQIESALKTAAIEFGGVDIVVNNAGLSISKTIEDHVQKDWDLLYNVLVKGQFLVTQAATHVLKAQGIGGDVINIVSKNALVSGPNNAGYGSAKAAQLHLSRLNAAELGMAKIRVNVVNPDAVISDSNIWAGGWAEGRAKAYGISVEELPAYYAKRTLLNEIILPVDIANACFAFVGGNLNKSTGNVLNVDGGVAMAFVR, encoded by the coding sequence GTGAAAACATTCAAACATGTAGAATATCTATGGGATGATGACAAAGCAAGCGCTTTAGAAGGTGATGAGGTTGCCCTTTTACTTTACAGATCCAATTTATTGGGAGCAGACTTACGTATTACCAATTACGGAGGAGGAAATACCTCTTGTAAGGTAATTGATAAGGATCCTTTAACTGGGGAAGCAGTGGAAGTGATGTGGATAAAAGGCTCAGGAGGGGATATCGGAACGTTGAAAAAGTCGGGATTAGCTGCTTTGTATGTTGATCGATTACGGAATTTGGAAAACGTATATCGGGGAATTGAACATGAGGATGAAATGGTGGAGTTGTTTAACCACTGTATTTTTGATCTTTCCTCGAAAGCACCTTCAATCGATACACCACTTCATGGATTTTTGCCGTTCAAACATATAGACCATTTGCACCCCGATGCGGCTATTGCGATTGCCGCTGCAAAAGATGGAAAAAAAATTACGGAGGAACTTTTTGGAGGATCCATTGGTTGGGTGGATTGGCAACGTCCAGGTTTTGATCTTGGAATCAAACTGCGTAGCTGTCTGGAAGAAAATCCTAACATACGTGGAATTATGCTTGGTTCACATGGTTTGTTTACCTGGGGTGACACAGCCTATGCCTGTTATATGAATTCGCTGGAGGTCATAGAAAGGTGTGCTGAATACCTAGAGCAAAATTACGGTAAAAAGGGGCCTGTTTTTGGTGGTGAAAAGATTTCAAGCTTACCACCTAACGAACGTCAAGCACGTGCCGCAAAAATTGCACCCATCCTTCGTGGATTTTGTTCGAGTGAAAGAAATATGATCGGTCACTTTACAGATGATCCTAAAGTATTGGAATTTATTAATTCCAATGATCTTGATCGCTTGGCAATTATGGGAACAAGCTGTCCAGATCATTTTCTAAGAACAAAGATTCAGCCTTTAACATTAAAAATAGCAAAAGATGCCGATCTCAATGATGTAGAAGCTGTCAAGGCGGAGTTGGAGTCTTCTTTTGAAGAATATAGGGAATTGTATTCTAGTTACTACGAATCCTGTAAACATGAAAATAGCCCAGCAATTCGAGATAGAAATCCAGTCATAATTATTTATCCAGGTGTTGGTATGTTCGCTTTTGCCAAGGATAAACAAACCGCACGTGTAGCTTCTGAATTTTATGTAAATGCCATTAACGTAATGCGTGGTGCTGAAGCAGTTAGTTCTTATACTGCACTTCCCCGACAAGAAGCTTTTGATATTGAATATTGGCTGCTGGAAGAAGCAAAATTGCAGCGTATGCCCAAGCCTAAATCATTATCTGGAAAAATTGCTTTGGTAACGGGTAGCGCTGGAGGAATAGGAAAGGCTATTGCCAAAAAATTCGCTGAGGAAGGTGCAGTTGTATTGCTGAACGATATGAATGAAGAGCGATTGGCATCTGCCAAAGATGAATTTATCGCCTTGTTTGGTAAAGATGCTGTTGCAACAGCTGTTTTGGATGTTACGCAACAGGATCAAATCGAAAGTGCACTTAAAACTGCAGCAATTGAATTTGGAGGGGTTGATATCGTTGTCAACAATGCTGGATTATCGATTTCTAAAACAATCGAGGATCACGTACAAAAGGACTGGGACTTATTATATAATGTTTTGGTGAAGGGTCAGTTTTTAGTTACCCAAGCCGCAACGCACGTGTTAAAAGCACAAGGCATTGGAGGTGATGTCATCAATATCGTCAGTAAGAACGCTTTAGTTAGTGGACCTAATAATGCAGGTTACGGCAGTGCCAAGGCTGCGCAACTTCATCTCAGTAGACTAAATGCGGCAGAATTAGGAATGGCGAAAATTCGAGTAAATGTCGTAAATCCCGATGCTGTAATTTCTGATAGCAATATCTGGGCTGGAGGCTGGGCTGAAGGACGTGCAAAGGCTTATG
- the rhaT gene encoding L-rhamnose/proton symporter RhaT: protein MNAISSVFFHFIGGFASGSFYVPYKKVKGWSWEAMWILGGLFSWIIVPFFAAWITIPNFLDIIFDASNSTLGYTYFFGLLWGIGGLTYGLGVRYLGVSLGSSVMLGLSMVFGSLMPAIYYYFNKAPGKQGIDYFLTTAAGRCVLIGLAVCVVGVYLCGKAGMMKERDLAQEAPNSKSEYNFGLGITVAIVSGILSACFNYAIEAGKDMAIVANEVWKTVNPNEGEFLYQNNVTYVVILLGGFTTNFIWCAYLLIKNGSFRDYSNSKLPILRNVLLCALAGTTWYLQFFFYGIGESQMGNGASSWILHMAFIILISNAWGVILKEWKGVKKATYFTIVAGIATIILSICIIGFAKTLE from the coding sequence ATGAATGCAATAAGTAGCGTTTTTTTTCATTTCATCGGAGGATTTGCTTCGGGAAGCTTTTATGTACCCTACAAGAAAGTAAAGGGTTGGTCCTGGGAAGCTATGTGGATTTTAGGCGGTCTATTTTCATGGATCATCGTTCCGTTTTTTGCTGCATGGATCACCATCCCCAATTTTTTGGATATAATTTTTGATGCTTCAAATTCAACCTTGGGCTATACTTACTTTTTCGGTTTGCTATGGGGAATTGGTGGGTTGACCTATGGATTGGGAGTTCGGTATTTAGGCGTTTCATTAGGTAGCAGCGTCATGCTGGGACTAAGCATGGTGTTCGGTTCCCTGATGCCAGCAATCTATTATTATTTTAATAAAGCCCCTGGAAAGCAAGGTATTGACTATTTTCTAACGACGGCTGCGGGACGTTGTGTTTTGATTGGGTTGGCAGTTTGTGTGGTTGGAGTCTATTTATGCGGTAAAGCCGGTATGATGAAGGAAAGAGACCTTGCGCAAGAGGCACCAAACTCAAAATCTGAATATAACTTTGGGTTGGGAATTACTGTGGCAATTGTGTCGGGAATATTAAGTGCTTGCTTTAATTATGCTATTGAAGCAGGAAAGGATATGGCTATTGTAGCTAACGAAGTATGGAAGACCGTGAATCCAAATGAAGGAGAATTTCTTTACCAGAATAATGTAACGTATGTGGTTATTCTGTTGGGTGGCTTTACCACAAATTTCATATGGTGCGCTTACCTTTTAATAAAAAATGGGTCTTTCAGGGATTATAGCAATTCAAAATTACCAATCCTTCGCAATGTTTTGCTTTGCGCACTTGCTGGAACAACATGGTACCTGCAATTTTTCTTTTACGGTATCGGAGAAAGCCAAATGGGAAATGGGGCAAGCTCATGGATACTTCATATGGCTTTTATCATATTAATTTCCAATGCATGGGGAGTCATCCTTAAGGAATGGAAAGGCGTGAAAAAAGCCACCTATTTTACGATTGTAGCAGGAATAGCGACCATTATCCTTTCAATCTGTATTATAGGATTTGCTAAAACATTAGAATAA